The genomic stretch GTTCTTCACTGAGGAGGAGCTGGGGCTACTGGACCCTGCCCAGAGGAAGCTGTACCAAGACGTGATGCTTGAGAACTTCACGAACCTGCTGTCAGTGGGTGAGCACAGGCACCCTCTGTAATGGAACATCAGGCCCCAGGAGTGGCTTTGTATCCTAGAGTATTCAAATTTGTGTATGCAGTGGGAACTTAAATTTCCAGTAAATTTTACCTTGATATTACCTAGAATGAATTGGTATTAAGCACATGACTTTGCATGTTCACAGGGCATCAACCATTCCACCCTTTCCACTTCCTAAGGGAAGAAAAGTTTTGGATGATGGAGACAGCAACCCAAAGAGAAGGAAATTCAGGTAAGAAGCAAGCAACTGTGTGTCCTTGTACATGACTTTCCCATTTGTTTTACATCTGACCATGCCCACTTATATCACCCTGATCTAAATTGCCCAATCTCTTTCCTGGCTTATTACAACCCCTTTCTGGCTGGTGGTCCTGTTCCCTCCCTTCCACCCTGACATCTATTTTCCCCAGAGCAGCCAAAATGATCCTTGGGAAATGCAAGTCAGTTTTCCACTCCTTGGTCCAAAAGCCTTTATGgtttattaatgttattaaagTTACAACCTCTTTATTGGCTTTTGGAGACCCTGAGGTTTGTTCTTCATCCCCTGCTGCCTCTTGACTACATCTGTCCTCTCCCCTTGCACCATCTTTTCCAGCCACGTTGTCCTCCCTGCTGTTACTCTGTCCTGTCATGGACACCGTATTCCCTGTTGCTGGTAACAAATAACAGACTTCACAGATTAAACAACACTTTTGTTCTTTCTGACATGGGGAGGATGGTCTCCCACCCCTCACCCTCGAAAGGAGTGGCCAGCCACAACCCTAAATCATATTGTTTCACTATCCAGAGTGATCCAGAGTTGGCACCCTAACAAAGACACTCTCCTCCAGCATGATATGTCAGGTTCCTAGAGATTACCTCTCAGATGCTGAGGACAAAGTCCCGACTTCTTTTTACTTAGGGTAACTTCTATATAAGGATATACAACATAAACACAGATATATAAACTAttgattttgttattgtttttccttAAATTTCCCTTTGATTTATATTTCACTATGAACATAATGTTTTAATTTAGTAATTTATCATGCAAGATTTTTGACTGACCAGAAAATTCCTTAGAAATAGTAacaaattaaatgtatatattatatcagTTTTTTAATTTAGTCTGTTATTTCCATCAAGGATTTTACATATGAGACATGGTGTGGTTATAAATTGGTCACATACAAACCAGAAAACAAGATGCATGGGGAAAACATAAACTGAACATTCATTAAAGTTGAATGCCATATCCTAAGTGTGAAATCTTAAAAACACCGAACAGAGGTTTCATTTGTCCACATCTCTTCATTCTGTGTCCTTATAGGTGGCAAGACTGTTGCGGAAGCAGGACCACATGAAGACTGCCCTTGCCGGCAAATCTGGGAACAAACTGCAAGTGACTTAACCCAGTCTCAAGACTCCATCATAAATAATTCTCACTTCTTTGAACAAGGTGATGTCCCCTCCCAGGTTGAGGCAGGACTATCTATAATTCATACAGGACAGAAACCTTCACAGAATGGGAAGTGTAAACAATCCTTCAGTGATGTTGCCATCTTTGATCCTCCTCAGCAGTTCCACTCAGGAGAGAAGTCTCATACGTGCAATGAGTGTGGAAAAAGCTTCTGTTACATCTCAGCCCTTCGTATTCACCAGAGAGTTCACTTGAGAGAGAAACTCTCTAAGTGTGACATGCGTGGTAAGGAATTCAGTCAGAGCTCATGTCTGCAAACTCATGAGAGAgtccacactggagagaaaccattcAAATGTGAGCAATGTGGGAAAGGCTTCAGATGTAGAGCGATACTTCAAGTTCACTGCAAATtacacacaggagagaaaccttataTTTGTGAGAAATGTGGGAGGGCCTTCATTCACGATTTCCAGCTTCAgaaacatcagagaattcatactggggaGAAGCCGTTCAAATGTGAAATATGTGGTAAGAGCTTCTGCCTTAGGTCAAGTCTTAATAGGCATTGCATGGTCCACACAGCAGAGAAACTGTACAAATCTGAGGAGTGTGGAAAAGGCTTCACTGATAGCCTAGATTTGCATAAGCATCAGATAATTCACACAGGACAGAAACCGTACAATTGTAAAGAATGTGGGAAGAGCTTCAGATGGTCCTCATATCTTTTGATCCATCAGCGAATCCACAGTGGAGAAAAACCATACAGATGTGAGGAGTGTGGGAAGGGCTACATTAGTAAGTCAGGTCTTAACTTGCACCAGAGGGTCCATACTAGAGAGAGACCTTATAattgtaaggaatgtgggaagagCTTTAGCCGGGCTTCAAGTATTTTGAATCATAAGAAACTCTACTGCCGGAAAAAACCCTTCAAATGTGAGGATTGTGGAAAGAGGCTTGTACACCGGTCTTTCTGTAAAGACCAACAAGGAGACCACAATGGAGAAAATTCATCCAAATGTGAGGACTGTGGGAAGCGCTACAAGAGGCGCTTGAATCTGgatataattttatcattatttttaaatgatatgtaagttgtacatatatatgggatatggtatgaaattttaatatgtgtatataatacgTAATGATCAAATtgatataattagtgtattaccTTAAACAAttaacatttctttgttttgggaaaaTTCAAAATCCATTGTTCTAGCAatttgaaaagaaacaataaattattgttgattaTAGTCACCTTTGGTGCTTTAGAACACTAGAATGTATTTCTCCTATCTAGCAGTACTTATGTATCTTGTTACCCAATCTTTGGCTATCTCACCCAACCCCTACACTTCCCTGCTTCTAGAACCACTGTTTTACTCACTACTtctatgaaatcaacttttttagcttccatatGTGTGTGAGGACAGTTAGTATTTATCTTACCTTGCTTAGCTTATATtgtttaacataatgtcctccaaagCTCATCtgtgttgccacaaatgacacaattttgttttctttttatgccCAAagagtattctattgtgtatatatgccaccttttcttcatttatctattgatggacacataGGTGGGTTCCATATCTTAACTATTGTGAAGAATAGTGCTCCAATGAACATGATAGTGTAGATATCTGAtccacatactgatttcctttgctTTGgatatactcagtagtgggattgctagatcactCGAATCTTATGCCTCAGAGGCTTGACACGAGAGCAAAACTATGGAAGTGTGGCTAGGGTGATATGGCTTCATACCACCTCAGGCCTCAAGTCCTCAACTGCACCAGAGTGTCCACGTTGGACAGAATCCTTAGTAATGAGGTGTGTGATAAAGTCTCTGCTCAGTTGTCTATAATCTCATTTGAGAGTTCACAAAGGGGCAAAACGTTAAAAAGAGGCATATGGTAAGCACTTCAGTGTGTGTTTATATCATAATTTATCACAGTCCATACTGATAATATATTTCATCCAGGCTTGTAGGacagaaaacatttctttaagTTAAATTCAGTGTTTCACCATAGCTCAGCATACTCCCGTCATCCTAGGACCATCGTAGTAGAAAACTCTTGTAAATTGTGCAGTAGGGTTGCAAACAGAACTTACACTTGTCATTCAGGAGACAGGCCTTAGAATAAGAGTTTGTTCACACATTTACAAAACCCTAATAATGAACATGTCAAAAGTGATGACCACTAGAATGTCAACTACAGGTACCTTGTTTTCTGCATCCTCAGGACCTTAACACTGATTAGCACTTACATGTTTAGTATGTGTTAAATGACTCAAAAGGAGAaagtatgatattttaaaattgtatctaggagagaaaatctacaaaaaataattcaggGACACCTGAGTTAAAATGCAGAATACACTCAGTTCTGCAATGCAAAGCATTATTTTGGGTAATCTTATCCTGTTGCACTTGGCTGCTGGCTTCCCCTCATTCTCTGTTCTGAAGTTGGATTTTTACTACTAGTGGCTTTGTCTAACGCTCCATTGGTTGCATACAATATAAATTCAACAATCATTTGTAACTCTTCTCACACTACAGGCT from Pan paniscus chromosome 20, NHGRI_mPanPan1-v2.0_pri, whole genome shotgun sequence encodes the following:
- the ZNF230 gene encoding zinc finger protein 230 isoform X2 — encoded protein: MMETATQREGNSGGKTVAEAGPHEDCPCRQIWEQTASDLTQSQDSIINNSHFFEQGDVPSQVEAGLSIIHTGQKPSQNGKCKQSFSDVAIFDPPQQFHSGEKSHTCNECGKSFCYISALRIHQRVHLREKLSKCDMRGKEFSQSSCLQTHERVHTGEKPFKCEQCGKGFRCRAILQVHCKLHTGEKPYICEKCGRAFIHDFQLQKHQRIHTGEKPFKCEICGKSFCLRSSLNRHCMVHTAEKLYKSEECGKGFTDSLDLHKHQIIHTGQKPYNCKECGKSFRWSSYLLIHQRIHSGEKPYRCEECGKGYISKSGLNLHQRVHTRERPYNCKECGKSFSRASSILNHKKLYCRKKPFKCEDCGKRLVHRSFCKDQQGDHNGENSSKCEDCGKRYKRRLNLDIILSLFLNDM
- the ZNF230 gene encoding zinc finger protein 230 isoform X1, which translates into the protein MTTFKEAVTFKDVAVFFTEEELGLLDPAQRKLYQDVMLENFTNLLSVGHQPFHPFHFLREEKFWMMETATQREGNSGGKTVAEAGPHEDCPCRQIWEQTASDLTQSQDSIINNSHFFEQGDVPSQVEAGLSIIHTGQKPSQNGKCKQSFSDVAIFDPPQQFHSGEKSHTCNECGKSFCYISALRIHQRVHLREKLSKCDMRGKEFSQSSCLQTHERVHTGEKPFKCEQCGKGFRCRAILQVHCKLHTGEKPYICEKCGRAFIHDFQLQKHQRIHTGEKPFKCEICGKSFCLRSSLNRHCMVHTAEKLYKSEECGKGFTDSLDLHKHQIIHTGQKPYNCKECGKSFRWSSYLLIHQRIHSGEKPYRCEECGKGYISKSGLNLHQRVHTRERPYNCKECGKSFSRASSILNHKKLYCRKKPFKCEDCGKRLVHRSFCKDQQGDHNGENSSKCEDCGKRYKRRLNLDIILSLFLNDM